The segment TCTGCAGATAATTGAAACCGAGGAAATCATTTAAAATCTTTCtgagaaaataaagattttcccgagaaaaaaaaaagaagtgagaTTTCGAGGGGGTGGGGGGGAGAAGGATGGGAAGTTGGGATCGGAGACAGTGAGAGGATAGTAAAAGGTAGAAATTGAAGCAGAAGAGGCGAGGTGTGTCCGAGAGAGAGGGAGTGTCAGCGTCTTTTGTCTTTTCCTGATTGAGTTTTGTCcatgttaaatattattatttattttagaaatcaccCTAAAGGTTTTACTATTTGTCAATTTAACCCAAACCTGTAGTTTGCGTGTTGTGAGGGAGAAAGATCCAAAGAGTTTGGCTCAATATCACGTGGGCTATGTATGCTTTATTCTTCTCTAGTGCGCGCACGTGGCCTCTGGGCCGTGGCGCGTGGAAGCCCCTGGAGTGGTCAAATGTTAAGGACATCTACCATTTAATCGAATCTAACTCGCATCATTAGTACTACTAATTCAAATCGTACTTTTTTCATTCAGTTTGGTTTCAGTTTGTTTCATTGTCTAAATACTATGAAAGGTAAACGTAATTGAGAAAAGGATGGTGATTATCTTTTCTAATTactttctcctttttttttctttttttctctaattactttcttttttttctggtaaaaCTCTAATTACTTTCTTATAGTTTCTTGATCATCTTTctataaaacaattaaacaaacacaaaatatCAAACCTGCTCGTGACAATATTTATGACTGTTTACCATCAATATTGAAATGGTGATTTGTTCATCGTCGCTTAAGATGGATAAAATCTACTAGGTGAAATATGGAAAATGACATATTTCAAACCTAATTTTTTGGGTCATACCTATTTCATCTCAATTTTAGTATAATGTCTATTTTATCATGAactcaataaaattttaaacttatatatatatatatatatagatcacAATGATGGgtttttttaacactgaaatGTTTTGATTGTAAAGAAAAGCAGCGTACAAGGGAAGGATGAGACCTTCCTAAATAAAGACAAAATGAAAACAACGACAAAAGTATCAGAAAATACTTAATAGAACATCCGAAACATTGCAGAAGTCGAGGCCTGAGAACAGGTAGACTAATCACCTCTGCAACAGCATATCACCTACACATGGCCTCCGCAGTTAAGCACTTCTGCAGCCAACGAGAACCCCCACGAGCGATATAAGATAAGAGCCTTTTTTTTTATGACACTCCAGGCAATATCAGACACTGGCTTATTACGGCCTTCCACCACGTGAGTACATTGCCACCCATAAAGAGACTCTAGCAGAACGTGTATAGATCCCACAAGATCATGTACTGAGGGGTACATCTGTGGGGATAACATCGCTTCTCTAACCAACATCACAATGATGGTTATTCAATCGTTTATTCGAATGATTAGATATCTGATATGACACTTTCTTTAAAATGATGTCCTTGTAAATACcaccaaattaaaattttgagttttacACCTTTTTAATCCACGTCTCGGCGGATAAAAGGCTTCACGACGTAGATTCGAATTGTGGATTCAAAGTTTgtaaaactcaaaattttaattttgtaatatttacaaaatgaCATTATTTTAACGAAAATATCATGTCAGTTATTTAATCATCCGAATAAATGATTGAggactttttaaatttttattgagtTTATGATGGAATATGTACTGTAACAAAGTTCACGTTGGAATAGGCATAATTTGTCCGTTATTTTCTCTAAGACAAGGCTGTGATCGTTTTCGAATCAATCCAACGGCCAGTACTCATACAGATCACATGACAGCGTTTCGGAGGATTCAGTCTCCCTAGGCTATAGTCCTTTTCCCCCTACATACATGATACATCATTTGTCTTCGAGAGAAGATAATAAAGAATCGAGCTTTCGTTGTGAAAGATATtcatagaaagagagagagaatatgGAGGAGAGTGGTGGTCGGAAGATCGGAGTGGCGGTGGATTTCTCGGAGTGCAGCAAGAAAGCTCTGAACTGGGCCATTGACAACGTCGTTCGTGATGGCGATCATCTAATCCTCATCACCGTCGCTCACGACATGGATTACGAGGTCAGCGAGATGCAGCTCTGGGAGGCCGTTGGATCACGTACGCTTGTTTAGCCTTTATCTgatctttttgttaaaaaaacttaaacttatTTATCGTTTGATTTGTGttccttttttctctttttgtttgtttgtttgttttgttttgcatgTCTCTGGAACATGATGAGAGCTAATGGTTCCTGGTCATATTAATAGTTGAACTCTGTTTTTGTGTTGCAATATTTCAGCTTTGATTCCACTGAAAGAATTCTCTGAAGCTGCCGTGATGAAGAAGTATGCAGTGACGCCAGATATTGAAACCCTTGACATTGCCAACACTGCCGCTATGAAGAAATCTGTAAGCTTCTTGATTCCCTTCTTGGATGGATATAGTAGTTGCAAGAATTGTCCATAAAATTCATGCAAAGCTATTTGTGACCTTGTGAGTTtgtgacaaaaacaaaaaaaaaacatatatcaatCCATATGAATGAAACTTTCTTTTAAGACTAAGTGTTAATTTGGTTTCTGTTAACTTCAAGATCAACTGTTATTGTGAAACATGATGCAGATCACAGTAGTGATGAAGATATATTGGGGCGATCCTCGTGAGAAGATATGTGAAGCTGCTGAACACATTCCTCTATCAAGCCTTGTCATCGGTAACCGAGGCCTTGGTGGCCTTAAGAGGTTAAATATTTCTCCTCTTTCTCCATCTTTTTTCAAGATCCCAAACATTGGTTTGaagtgaaaaaataaattacacataTTGATAAGAAGGatcattcttttatttttggcaGAATGATAATGGGAAGTGTTAGCAACCATGTTGTTAACAATGTGGCATGCCCTGTAACCGTCGTGAAGGCTCACCCCTGAGCTTTGTCTTGACCTTCACGTCATTTGCTTAGAGAACATGAAAACTGGTTTTATGTTGCTTATGTTGTGCACCTTTTATGCTCAACCTTCTATTATAAATAAAGCTCTCTTTTTCAGTTTTGGACCAACTAGTTTGTATTGTTCTTTTCAATCATGTCAACAGTTTTTACTAACTACTTTAATCATTGGGGAAACATAAGCAGATTAAGCAAGTTAAAGTCTCTTCATAAACAGAGAAAAGCAAGTTTTAAAGTGACAATACAAACTCagaaacacaaaacataaactaaagcgATATCATATAGTCTCCATAGATATAAGAAAGCTGCAAGACACTTAAAACATTTGTTTCTATCACTCGATCACAGTGATCTACTCTCTGGCCTTCTTAGAGGTGAGGACAAACTCGGTAGGTTTGACGAGGTGGAAGGTACACCTATCACCAACCGATAAAGGGTACTCACGTGCGAGTCTACTCCATCCACTTGAGAAGATTGTACGAGTCTGCCTCACCAAGCAATGCACCTCCCATGAACCCTTCCCTTCCGAGTTATGTATCATGTACACCTTAGACTCATCTGGGATGTACGCCTCCTCAAACATCTTTGGGATTGCCTGATCAAAGAAAGATTCACGTATCAAGACGTTACAGTATTACTATTGAGTTTGTTTATTTAGTCTTTTGGTATCTGATCTTTACCAGGAACTTGAGGTATGAGTTCGTTATGGTGATTTTGAATTCTGGAACACCGTTCTTGACTTTCTTtctcttgatcttcttcttcttcttggatgGTTTTTCCTTCTcagctttcttcttttttggcaCAGCTCCTCTTGAAGATTCACCTTTCTCCACTTTCTTgctcttgctcttcttcttggaTGTTTTGGATTCAGCAGccttcttcttttcctcttccAACTCAACTCCTCCCGTGGACTCATCTTCCttcttcacatctctgtagctgctctcaccttcttctttcttgatCCCACCACCTATTTTGAATCATCATTGTTAGCGAGTTGGTTCTTCTTTCATAATCTCATCTGTTTCATAAAATAAGTTAAAACTCAAAGCTTACTAAATGGAGTCGTTGTCTGGGGTTTGCGAGGTGTGACAATCTCCTTGCCGTTCTTCCCATAGATGTTGACATTGAAGCACATTAAACCCTTGTGAGTGAAAGTCACAAACTCGTTTTCTCCCAAAGCATTGTCGCTCACAAACTGGTTCCATCCAGACTTCTCCATGTAGTAGAAACTAGGGTTCTTGGAGATGTCTACTTCCCACGAGCTTCCCCACTGCGCTCTTATCACCATCTTGTAGTGGAAGTCTTTCTTAGACACATTCTTCATGAAGTTGTAAGGCATCGCTCtctgatttttgaaaaaaaaaatgcaaatacAAGTTAACTTTCTTGTCAAGTTACATCAAAGGCGTGAAGGCTAAAGTTTTGACCTTTCACGTAAAACTACTATAAGCATCAAGTTCGTGAACAAACTAGGACACTTCCTTAGTTACATAACGAGACAAATCAAAGCTAAAGACTAAGAGATTCCGACAGTTTCAAAGACACCCAATAGATTGAATCTTTAACTTGAAACAAACTCAACACAAAGAGAAAGACTCTGCTTTTTGAAACATGGAATGAAGAGAACGTAAAAACAGTTAACTTTTTTGTCAAGTTTACATCAAAAGACTTAAAGTTTCAACCTTTCACCTATAATTCCTCAAGTTCGTCTTATCACAAAACAGAACAAGAATTCGAGAAAAGCAGAGAGAAAAGATCCATATATAGTAACCTAAACGAGACAAAGCAACCTAAAGGCTGGAAAGATTGAAGAATCTTTTAACTTTGAAACCCACAAGAGAAAAAACTCTGCTTTTGAAACAGAGTTATCAAGAAATCTGCACAAAGTTAAAGGACAAGGAAGAGGTTTAGAACAGAGTTACCATAGATTCGGAGGATAAATCTGCACTCTGGAATATCTTGAAGAAGCTCaagttctttctttcttccttaACCCGAGCAAAACCACGGTCCCACCCCATCTCTATGTCTTTCCttcaacacttcttcttcttctatctaAACTTAAAACCTCTTCACtctacctctctctctctctctctctctctctctctagtttctATGGCTATCTCTGGTATTGTGAGAAAAGTATGTCTCGTTATTCCATTTCAAAGTGTTTTACCTTTTTCATTATAACTGTGAAAAGCATCCGTCTGTAGTCAAACATAAAAGACACAAAGAGAGCTGTTAAACCCGACTACACAGACACGCAAAATCAAATGCCAATTTGAGTACCTGAGAATCCCTGATGTGGCAATAGGACACACTTCAAACTTACCCTTCTttacgttttgtttttttctacaCTCTCCaacaaataaaactaatattactatttaataattgtttatGATCAAGCTAGTTTTTTTGTCCGAAAAAAGTGATCAAGctagtttttttattagtaaattTGATCTTACATCCAGTCAAAGCAGGAAACTTTTTCTGTAGAAACTGAAAAGTAGAAAACTATGGTACAAAGATGAGATCACCTTCTGGATCAGTCTGGATCACACACCAAAGTAATGTGTTTTTACAATacataaagaaaacaaacacaCATATACACCACACCACACATACATGCATTATATAACAACGCTTCTTACAATGTTAAACACTTCCCATCAAAAAccgttaaattatttttttttcgttaaaattgtgaaattatattttccccaaaattgtataattatgttttctgctaaaattataaaattatattatttccaaaaaataaaagtttttggaaataataaatttGCCGTTTTGCCATTAAACCCCTAAAATTAATTTAAC is part of the Raphanus sativus cultivar WK10039 chromosome 5, ASM80110v3, whole genome shotgun sequence genome and harbors:
- the LOC130512614 gene encoding universal stress protein PHOS32-like; the protein is MEESGGRKIGVAVDFSECSKKALNWAIDNVVRDGDHLILITVAHDMDYEVSEMQLWEAVGSPLIPLKEFSEAAVMKKYAVTPDIETLDIANTAAMKKSITVVMKIYWGDPREKICEAAEHIPLSSLVIGNRGLGGLKRMIMGSVSNHVVNNVACPVTVVKAHP
- the LOC130512632 gene encoding B3 domain-containing protein At3g17010-like, which gives rise to MGWDRGFARVKEERKNLSFFKIFQSADLSSESMRAMPYNFMKNVSKKDFHYKMVIRAQWGSSWEVDISKNPSFYYMEKSGWNQFVSDNALGENEFVTFTHKGLMCFNVNIYGKNGKEIVTPRKPQTTTPFSGGIKKEEGESSYRDVKKEDESTGGVELEEEKKKAAESKTSKKKSKSKKVEKGESSRGAVPKKKKAEKEKPSKKKKKIKRKKVKNGVPEFKITITNSYLKFLAIPKMFEEAYIPDESKVYMIHNSEGKGSWEVHCLVRQTRTIFSSGWSRLAREYPLSVGDRCTFHLVKPTEFVLTSKKARE